A part of Armatimonadota bacterium genomic DNA contains:
- a CDS encoding carbon monoxide dehydrogenase, whose amino-acid sequence MSRPRSSHTPTAPGSRARARNWAGRTEEGVKVPFVVAVAGKGGTGKTTMAGLIVRSLRRLGKTPILAVDADPNTNLDAALGLRPDRAISDVLQETRGMRDVPVTVPRAMYLEYHLEDCLAEGQGVDLIVMGRPEGAGCYCAANHLLREHLDRLMGSYPFVVMDNEAGMEHISRRTTRDVGLLLIVSDPSMAGIKAARRIQDLVRGLGLSVGEIALVINRASEIPSAVERVFGEGGIRVAGVVPEDPLVAAYELEGRPMLELPDDSPAARAVTEMLAAVGPLAPVRA is encoded by the coding sequence ATGTCTCGGCCACGTTCCTCCCACACACCGACTGCGCCCGGTTCCCGCGCGCGTGCGCGCAACTGGGCAGGCAGGACTGAGGAGGGAGTGAAGGTGCCGTTCGTGGTGGCGGTGGCCGGCAAGGGGGGAACAGGCAAGACCACCATGGCCGGGCTCATCGTCCGTTCCCTGCGCCGTTTGGGCAAGACCCCGATCCTGGCAGTGGATGCGGATCCCAACACGAACCTGGACGCGGCGTTGGGGCTGCGGCCGGACCGTGCGATCTCGGACGTCCTGCAAGAGACGCGGGGCATGCGGGATGTTCCGGTCACGGTCCCGCGTGCGATGTATCTCGAGTACCATCTCGAAGACTGCCTGGCTGAGGGCCAGGGCGTTGACCTGATCGTAATGGGTAGACCGGAAGGAGCCGGCTGCTACTGCGCGGCCAACCACCTGCTGCGCGAACACCTGGACCGCCTTATGGGCAGTTACCCCTTCGTGGTGATGGACAACGAAGCAGGGATGGAGCACATCAGCCGGCGGACCACGCGCGACGTCGGGCTGCTGCTGATCGTGAGCGACCCCAGCATGGCCGGAATCAAAGCGGCGCGGCGCATTCAGGACCTCGTGCGGGGACTCGGCCTCTCGGTCGGGGAGATCGCGTTGGTGATCAACCGGGCCAGTGAGATCCCATCCGCGGTAGAGCGCGTCTTCGGCGAGGGCGGTATCCGCGTTGCCGGTGTGGTGCCCGAGGACCCGCTGGTGGCCGCCTACGAACTGGAAGGACGGCCGATGCTGGAACTTCCCGACGACTCCCCGGCAGCGCGTGCCGTGACGGAGATGCTGGCGGCGGTAGGGCCGCTGGCACCGGTGCGAGCATGA
- a CDS encoding DUF3786 domain-containing protein, giving the protein MSIYQGTYDGLRAKIGAQPLNPLVTRSGATLLGPDRIGLRCVGRDYTVAYPEGVVLDAEGQPAEVSVAILLLLYLLESTGSPREGRWISFEQLPGGAGYLASFRGRVVAPILKAFGPDPALLLEAGRKLDGEPLDQGDVSLCIPALPRVPVAYLMWKGDEEFAPSVSVVFDASVQGYLDAEVVTALAELTTRRLVAAANRIRKEG; this is encoded by the coding sequence ATGAGCATCTATCAGGGGACCTACGACGGCCTGCGCGCCAAGATCGGCGCGCAGCCCCTCAACCCGCTCGTCACCCGCAGCGGTGCGACGCTGCTCGGTCCGGACCGGATCGGGCTGCGCTGCGTCGGGCGCGACTACACGGTTGCGTATCCGGAGGGTGTTGTGCTGGACGCCGAGGGCCAACCGGCCGAGGTAAGCGTGGCCATCCTACTGCTGCTCTACCTACTGGAGTCCACCGGCAGCCCTCGCGAGGGCCGGTGGATCTCGTTCGAGCAGCTTCCCGGCGGAGCAGGGTATCTGGCCTCGTTTCGCGGCCGGGTCGTGGCACCGATCCTCAAGGCCTTTGGTCCAGACCCTGCGCTCCTGCTGGAGGCAGGCAGGAAACTGGACGGCGAGCCGCTCGACCAGGGCGACGTATCGCTGTGCATACCGGCGCTCCCGCGGGTACCGGTGGCCTACCTGATGTGGAAAGGCGATGAGGAGTTTGCGCCCAGCGTTTCGGTGGTGTTCGACGCTTCGGTCCAGGGATACCTGGATGCCGAGGTGGTGACCGCGCTGGCAGAGCTGACGACCCGGCGGCTGGTGGCTGCCGCCAACCGTATACGCAAGGAGGGGTGA
- a CDS encoding bifunctional folylpolyglutamate synthase/dihydrofolate synthase, producing MNIEESLAYLNGLIAGRPAPPAPYLPIKMDRMRHLCGLLGNPEQGFPAVLVAGTKGKGSTAAMIASMAQAAGHRVGLYTKPHLVDFRERMRINGELISPKELSLLVGEARDAIVQGKGGPGWPPTYFEVSAAVAFMYFARGAVDLAVVEVGIGGRLDATNVVNPIVSVIATVGYDHTDLLGNSLRRIAEEDTGIIRPGGLAVTVPQPAAASEVIEAAAASNGATLIRVGREIRYRTLRSNLGGIRVTVCGQRRSYRDLTVPLMGRHQALNAATAIGAVEALEAAGFAVPEEAVRAGLSGLRWPARIEVVRDCCPTLIVDVAHNAVSFQALRNVLDEVFPGRRVTLVIGVLGNKDLAGIARIIAPRASVVIATRADDDRALPPADVAIAFCPGVADIRIVEDPVDALECALDAASPEDVVCVTGSFHVAGPVLAHLAAAPALQAR from the coding sequence ATGAACATCGAGGAGTCACTCGCCTACCTAAACGGGCTGATCGCCGGAAGGCCGGCCCCGCCGGCGCCGTATCTGCCCATCAAGATGGACCGCATGCGGCATCTCTGCGGCCTTCTCGGCAATCCCGAGCAGGGATTCCCGGCGGTGCTCGTCGCCGGGACCAAGGGCAAGGGATCCACCGCGGCGATGATCGCCTCGATGGCGCAGGCCGCCGGCCACCGGGTGGGTCTCTACACCAAGCCGCACCTCGTGGATTTCCGAGAGCGGATGCGGATCAACGGGGAGTTGATCTCGCCGAAAGAACTGTCCCTCCTTGTGGGCGAGGCGCGCGATGCGATCGTCCAGGGAAAGGGCGGGCCGGGTTGGCCCCCGACTTACTTCGAGGTTTCGGCCGCGGTCGCGTTCATGTACTTCGCACGAGGGGCGGTGGATCTCGCCGTCGTAGAGGTCGGCATCGGCGGGCGTCTGGACGCCACCAACGTGGTGAACCCAATCGTCTCGGTCATCGCCACCGTTGGGTACGACCACACCGACCTGCTAGGCAACAGTCTTCGTCGCATCGCCGAGGAAGACACCGGCATCATCAGGCCGGGCGGCCTGGCGGTAACCGTGCCCCAGCCCGCAGCGGCATCCGAGGTGATTGAGGCGGCAGCGGCATCCAATGGGGCCACGCTGATCAGGGTAGGCCGTGAGATCCGTTACCGGACGCTGCGGTCCAATCTGGGAGGGATCCGCGTCACCGTGTGCGGGCAGCGGCGTTCCTACCGGGACCTGACAGTGCCCCTGATGGGACGGCATCAGGCCCTCAACGCCGCCACCGCCATCGGGGCGGTTGAGGCCCTGGAAGCCGCGGGGTTCGCGGTGCCTGAGGAGGCGGTGCGGGCAGGCCTTTCCGGTCTGCGCTGGCCTGCTCGAATAGAGGTTGTCCGTGACTGCTGTCCCACCCTGATCGTGGATGTGGCCCACAACGCCGTCTCGTTCCAGGCGCTGCGCAACGTGCTGGACGAGGTATTCCCAGGGCGCCGCGTCACTTTGGTGATCGGGGTGCTGGGCAACAAGGACCTGGCAGGCATCGCCCGCATCATCGCCCCCCGGGCCTCGGTTGTGATTGCGACCAGGGCCGATGACGACCGTGCGCTGCCGCCAGCCGACGTGGCGATCGCGTTCTGTCCGGGGGTTGCCGACATCCGGATCGTCGAGGACCCGGTGGATGCTCTCGAGTGCGCGCTCGATGCCGCGTCCCCTGAGGATGTTGTCTGCGTGACAGGCTCGTTCCATGTGGCCGGTCCGGTGCTCGCCCACCTGGCCGCCGCCCCTGCGCTCCAGGCGAGATAG
- a CDS encoding acetyl-CoA decarbonylase/synthase complex subunit delta, which produces MTVELVRETWPGKVFAVTIGATASEGGTRARTVTVGGHAALPFLPGDAPSPNPPVVAMEVLDAVPQDWPDALRKQLGDVSGSPADWARKCVEAYGAELICLRLNSPHPDWTDASPDAAVATVRSVLEAVPVPLIILGCGHADKDNEVWPRVTEATKGERCLIGVATPENYKTLVVSCLADGHSVLAESPIDVNIQKQLNILITEMGISPGRIVLHPGNASLGYGLEYEYSIMERIRIAGLQGDKMLAQPMLTLSAEESWKAKEAKLPEAAQPVWGSESWRGPAWEAITATSFLHAGADILVMMHPEAAAAARRAIADLSAAAATA; this is translated from the coding sequence GTGACCGTTGAGCTGGTGAGAGAAACCTGGCCTGGCAAGGTATTTGCCGTTACAATCGGCGCCACGGCTTCGGAGGGCGGAACGCGCGCCCGTACGGTGACCGTGGGCGGGCACGCAGCGCTGCCGTTCCTTCCGGGGGATGCTCCCAGCCCCAACCCCCCGGTGGTGGCGATGGAGGTTCTGGACGCGGTGCCCCAGGACTGGCCCGACGCTCTCCGGAAGCAACTGGGTGACGTCTCGGGCTCGCCCGCGGATTGGGCGCGCAAGTGCGTCGAGGCCTACGGGGCGGAGCTGATCTGCCTGCGCCTCAACAGCCCTCATCCCGACTGGACGGACGCCTCGCCGGACGCGGCGGTGGCCACGGTGCGGTCGGTTCTGGAAGCCGTACCCGTGCCCCTGATCATCCTGGGATGCGGCCATGCCGACAAGGACAATGAGGTCTGGCCGCGCGTCACGGAGGCAACGAAGGGAGAGCGTTGCCTGATCGGTGTGGCCACGCCCGAGAACTACAAGACGCTGGTGGTCTCCTGTCTGGCAGACGGCCACTCGGTCTTGGCCGAATCCCCGATTGACGTCAACATCCAGAAGCAGCTAAACATCCTCATCACCGAGATGGGGATCTCCCCCGGCCGTATCGTGCTTCACCCGGGGAACGCGTCGCTGGGCTACGGCCTGGAGTACGAGTACTCGATCATGGAGCGGATCCGCATAGCCGGTCTGCAGGGCGACAAGATGCTGGCGCAGCCGATGCTCACCCTCTCGGCCGAGGAATCCTGGAAGGCCAAGGAGGCCAAGCTGCCTGAAGCCGCGCAGCCGGTATGGGGTTCGGAGTCATGGCGCGGGCCGGCCTGGGAGGCGATTACCGCAACCTCTTTCCTGCATGCCGGGGCCGATATCCTGGTCATGATGCACCCTGAGGCGGCGGCTGCCGCCAGGCGGGCGATCGCCGACCTGAGCGCGGCCGCGGCGACCGCATAG
- a CDS encoding CoB--CoM heterodisulfide reductase iron-sulfur subunit A family protein has translation MQPGAGVTLRVDTQVLGIEGGPGGFNVRLARGPRGVDISRCTGCGRCADVCPAAAIAQPHPQALPLAYVLDRGACLRTRGEDCVACRDACPFGAVRLDDAPGEEAVKADVVVLATGFAPFPAERKGQFGYGRLPGVITTMDLERGLWQHGPDYLSHLMPGSRRVAFVHCVGSRDLAAGRGWCSQVCCPTALRLAGRMVRELPGLEVTLFFMDLQRCAPGIARLFSDLPPEIRLVRGIPGEVISEPGGLLLTFEDVAAAARSQELFDLVVLAVGMDAPASAAGVRSSASGFVSDLPPGIVAAGAAGGPVSIPEAVGEGLRAAGAALRVLEGLS, from the coding sequence ATGCAACCCGGCGCCGGCGTAACGCTGCGGGTGGACACGCAGGTTCTGGGGATCGAGGGCGGGCCAGGCGGCTTCAACGTTCGCCTGGCCCGCGGGCCCCGGGGCGTGGACATATCACGCTGCACCGGGTGCGGCCGCTGTGCCGATGTGTGCCCGGCAGCCGCGATTGCCCAGCCCCACCCCCAGGCACTGCCGCTGGCCTATGTCCTGGACAGAGGGGCGTGCCTGCGCACAAGGGGTGAGGACTGCGTGGCCTGCAGGGACGCATGTCCCTTCGGTGCGGTCAGGTTGGATGACGCGCCGGGCGAGGAGGCGGTCAAGGCGGACGTGGTGGTCCTAGCCACCGGGTTTGCGCCGTTTCCGGCGGAGCGCAAGGGCCAGTTCGGCTACGGTCGCCTTCCTGGTGTCATCACCACCATGGATCTCGAGAGGGGTCTGTGGCAGCACGGACCGGACTATCTATCGCATCTAATGCCCGGCAGTCGGCGGGTGGCGTTCGTGCACTGCGTCGGCTCCAGGGACCTGGCCGCCGGCAGGGGCTGGTGCTCGCAGGTCTGCTGCCCTACCGCGCTGCGCTTGGCCGGCCGCATGGTACGCGAACTCCCGGGTCTGGAGGTCACCCTCTTCTTCATGGACCTGCAGCGGTGCGCCCCGGGGATCGCGCGCCTGTTCAGTGACCTGCCGCCGGAGATCCGCCTAGTACGTGGCATCCCGGGCGAGGTGATCTCGGAGCCCGGGGGGCTGCTTCTGACGTTCGAGGACGTCGCCGCTGCTGCCAGAAGCCAGGAACTGTTCGACCTGGTGGTGCTGGCCGTGGGCATGGATGCTCCCGCATCTGCCGCGGGAGTGCGGTCGTCAGCGAGTGGCTTCGTTTCTGACCTTCCGCCAGGGATCGTGGCTGCGGGCGCCGCTGGGGGTCCGGTCAGCATCCCCGAGGCCGTGGGCGAGGGCCTGAGGGCCGCTGGCGCAGCCCTGCGTGTCCTGGAGGGCCTGTCGTGA
- a CDS encoding acetyl-CoA decarbonylase/synthase complex subunit gamma, giving the protein MPLTALDIYKILPKTNCGECAFPTCLAFAMQLATKKVAIDACPYASDDAKATLAGAAAPPIRLVSVGPAEQCIVMGKETVLFRHEETFYHPTAIAVRVRTDRSPEELRAAFERVKALQFDRVGQEVRVELVALEDAAGDPGRFASAAALAAEMGLTLVLVSSSTDALSAAASAVKQHRPLLYAATAENWEAMARLAKSCGCPLAVRGKGLDELADLTARIAAAGVTDLVVDSGARTAAATLQDLTQIRRLALRKTFRPFGYPAMAFATAGNPLDQTVQAAAYIAKYAALVVTDELEPWQALALVTARQNIYTDPQKPIQVESGIHTVGAPDETSPVLVTTNFSLTYFTVEADTEASRTPAWVVVVNTEGMSVMTAWAADKFNAETIAKTVGESQIAERVGHRRMVIPGGIAALSGKLEELCGWQVLVGPRESAGIPAFMRTQWKQASAAASS; this is encoded by the coding sequence ATGCCGCTCACAGCGCTTGACATCTACAAGATCTTGCCCAAGACGAACTGCGGGGAGTGCGCGTTTCCTACCTGCCTGGCGTTCGCCATGCAGCTTGCCACCAAGAAGGTGGCCATTGACGCGTGCCCGTACGCCAGCGACGACGCCAAGGCCACGCTGGCAGGCGCGGCGGCGCCGCCCATCCGGCTGGTCAGCGTTGGGCCCGCGGAGCAGTGCATCGTCATGGGGAAGGAGACCGTGCTGTTCCGGCACGAGGAGACCTTCTACCACCCAACGGCCATCGCCGTGCGGGTGCGGACCGACCGCTCTCCGGAGGAGCTGCGCGCGGCCTTCGAGCGGGTCAAGGCGCTCCAGTTCGACCGCGTCGGTCAGGAGGTACGCGTCGAGCTGGTGGCGCTCGAGGACGCCGCCGGGGACCCCGGGCGGTTCGCGTCCGCGGCGGCGCTGGCGGCCGAGATGGGCCTCACGCTGGTCCTGGTGAGTTCCTCGACCGACGCCTTGAGCGCGGCCGCGTCGGCCGTCAAGCAGCACCGCCCGTTGCTCTACGCCGCGACAGCGGAGAACTGGGAGGCGATGGCGCGGCTGGCCAAGAGCTGCGGGTGCCCGCTGGCGGTGCGAGGGAAGGGCCTCGACGAGCTGGCCGACCTGACGGCGCGTATCGCCGCCGCAGGCGTCACCGACCTCGTAGTTGACAGCGGTGCCAGGACGGCCGCCGCGACGCTGCAGGACCTGACGCAGATCCGGCGCCTGGCGCTGCGCAAGACCTTCCGGCCGTTTGGGTATCCGGCGATGGCGTTCGCGACTGCGGGCAATCCGCTGGACCAGACGGTGCAGGCGGCCGCGTACATCGCCAAGTACGCTGCTCTGGTCGTGACCGATGAGCTGGAGCCATGGCAGGCGCTGGCGCTGGTAACCGCCCGCCAGAACATCTACACCGATCCTCAGAAGCCGATCCAGGTGGAGTCCGGGATCCACACCGTCGGGGCGCCCGATGAAACCTCGCCGGTGCTGGTGACGACCAACTTCTCGCTTACGTACTTCACCGTGGAAGCCGATACTGAGGCCAGCCGGACCCCGGCCTGGGTGGTCGTGGTCAACACCGAAGGCATGTCCGTGATGACCGCCTGGGCCGCGGACAAGTTCAACGCGGAGACCATCGCCAAGACAGTCGGGGAGTCGCAAATCGCCGAGCGCGTCGGCCACCGCCGCATGGTCATTCCCGGCGGCATAGCCGCCCTCAGCGGGAAACTGGAGGAGCTCTGCGGCTGGCAGGTCCTGGTGGGGCCGCGCGAGTCCGCGGGTATTCCGGCCTTCATGCGCACGCAGTGGAAGCAGGCGAGCGCCGCGGCCAGCAGTTGA
- a CDS encoding DUF4445 domain-containing protein produces MAGPTVRFQPDARTVAAEAGQTLLDAAFAAGIPLNSVCGGRGICGRCRVRIVAGEAEVDEGGRVPGGGEILACLSHVTGDVTVDVSELSRLEGEQILTGAERNGPFMPIPEEAVGERPVAAVQPAGDPLVFALALQLPQPTIHDCLSDLNRLTRELRREGGIQDLMVPLDVLRTAPQVLRDANWEVTAVLARTNGAHELVALRPGATTSGLYGAAVDVGTTTIVVHLVDLASGATLGAAAALNRQATYGDDVISRIIHAGEPGGLDRLRDAALGVTNVLIGGLAQAHGVARDDIVGAVLAGNTTMLHLFLGLPPAEIRREPYIPVISMPPAYRAGEVGLRVNHHAMVAWMPGVSSYVGGDITADVLAAGMDGTEELSMLIDVGTNGETVIGNRDFLVCCACSAGPAFEGGGITWGMRAALGAVQRVKVGPDGGLTWVTIGGGRPRGICGSGLVDLLAELLLAGYLDRAGRLRPDAPVVREGPDGLEAVVVPSGESAAGRDIVLTSADIENLLRAKAAVYAGGALLTRRLGIDIRDIQRIYVAGGFGTYLDIPKAILIGLLPDVPVERITFIGNGSVTGAKMALLSHEAWRRAAEVAQKMTYRELSTDTGFMEEYVSATFLPHTDCARFPRACAQLGRQD; encoded by the coding sequence GTGGCGGGACCGACCGTCAGGTTCCAACCGGATGCGCGGACCGTCGCGGCCGAGGCAGGGCAGACCCTCCTGGACGCGGCCTTCGCGGCTGGGATCCCGCTGAACAGCGTCTGCGGCGGGCGCGGCATCTGCGGGAGGTGCCGGGTTCGGATCGTCGCCGGCGAGGCGGAGGTGGACGAGGGTGGCAGGGTCCCGGGCGGGGGGGAGATCCTGGCCTGCCTGAGCCACGTGACCGGCGACGTCACCGTGGACGTCTCCGAACTCTCACGGCTGGAAGGCGAGCAGATCCTCACCGGGGCGGAGCGAAATGGTCCGTTCATGCCGATTCCCGAGGAGGCCGTGGGCGAGCGCCCGGTCGCCGCGGTCCAGCCCGCCGGGGATCCGCTAGTGTTTGCCCTTGCCCTGCAGCTTCCGCAGCCGACGATTCACGACTGCCTGAGTGACCTCAACCGCCTGACCCGTGAACTACGCCGGGAGGGCGGCATCCAAGACCTCATGGTTCCCCTGGACGTTCTCCGCACGGCGCCGCAGGTACTGCGCGACGCCAACTGGGAGGTCACCGCGGTGCTCGCGCGCACAAACGGCGCGCACGAGCTCGTCGCGCTCCGGCCAGGTGCGACCACGTCCGGGTTGTACGGCGCGGCCGTGGACGTGGGCACGACGACCATCGTTGTGCACCTGGTGGACCTGGCGAGCGGTGCCACCCTGGGCGCGGCCGCCGCGCTCAACCGGCAGGCCACCTACGGGGATGACGTGATCTCGCGCATCATTCACGCCGGTGAACCCGGCGGACTCGACAGGCTGCGGGACGCTGCCCTGGGCGTTACCAACGTCCTGATCGGCGGGCTCGCGCAGGCGCACGGCGTGGCCCGGGACGACATCGTCGGCGCGGTGCTGGCGGGCAACACCACCATGCTACACCTCTTCCTGGGGCTTCCTCCGGCCGAGATACGCCGGGAGCCCTACATCCCGGTGATCTCCATGCCTCCGGCCTACCGGGCCGGAGAGGTGGGGCTGCGCGTGAACCACCACGCAATGGTGGCCTGGATGCCCGGGGTCAGCAGCTATGTCGGCGGGGACATCACCGCCGACGTGCTGGCCGCGGGCATGGATGGCACCGAAGAGCTCTCCATGCTCATTGACGTGGGTACCAACGGCGAGACGGTGATCGGAAACCGCGACTTCCTGGTGTGCTGCGCGTGCTCCGCAGGCCCGGCGTTCGAGGGAGGCGGCATCACCTGGGGGATGCGTGCGGCCCTGGGAGCGGTGCAGCGTGTCAAGGTCGGCCCTGACGGAGGGCTCACCTGGGTAACCATCGGAGGCGGAAGGCCCCGGGGCATCTGCGGTTCCGGACTGGTTGACCTGCTGGCGGAACTGCTGCTGGCCGGATACCTGGACCGCGCGGGCCGGCTGCGGCCCGACGCGCCTGTCGTCAGGGAAGGTCCGGACGGTCTCGAGGCGGTGGTCGTGCCCTCCGGGGAAAGCGCGGCAGGCCGCGACATCGTCTTGACCTCGGCGGACATTGAGAACCTCCTGAGGGCAAAGGCGGCCGTCTACGCTGGCGGCGCCCTTCTTACACGGCGGCTAGGCATTGACATCCGCGACATCCAACGCATCTACGTCGCCGGCGGCTTCGGGACTTACCTGGACATCCCCAAGGCCATATTGATCGGCCTCCTCCCCGACGTGCCGGTGGAGCGGATCACCTTCATCGGCAACGGATCGGTGACAGGCGCCAAGATGGCCCTGCTCTCGCATGAAGCCTGGCGCCGGGCCGCCGAGGTGGCGCAGAAGATGACCTATCGGGAGCTCAGCACCGACACCGGCTTCATGGAGGAGTATGTCTCGGCCACGTTCCTCCCACACACCGACTGCGCCCGGTTCCCGCGCGCGTGCGCGCAACTGGGCAGGCAGGACTGA
- a CDS encoding formate--tetrahydrofolate ligase — MSSKIKSDLDIAQEAKLLPVMEIAGRLGLAEDDLDMYGKYKAKIHLDVMERLADRPSGKYVMVTAITPTPLGEGKTTTAVGLGMALNKLGHKTINTLRQPSMGPTFGIKGGAAGGGYSQAIPMEDFNLHFTGDIHAVGVAHNLLAAMIDNHIMQGNELRIDPYSITWPRVMDISDRALRNIVIGLGTKDDGRPRATGFDITVASEVMAILALASDLRDLRARLGRIVIGTNEDGYPVTAEDLKAAGAMAVLLKDALMPTLIQTLENTPVIVHAGPFANIAHGNNSIVADKIAVKLADYVVTESGFGADIGAEKMLNVKCRYSGLKLNAAVVVATIRALKMHGGVGRVVPGRPLPPELVSENVEAVARGCENLQKHIENMRLHGLPVVVAINLFPTDTEREIAAVRKASLAAGAADAVTSEHHARGGAGALELAKAVVKAVGESSHMQFLYPLEMPIREKIETIATKIYGADGVDFEPAAEAKIKLYTKLGYDKLPICMAKSHLSLSDNPALKNRPRGFRVTVRDIRASVGAGFLYPLCGQMRTMPGLPKAPAANKVDIDLETGKVVGLF; from the coding sequence ATGAGCAGCAAGATCAAGAGCGACCTCGACATTGCCCAGGAGGCCAAGCTCCTTCCAGTGATGGAGATCGCCGGGCGCCTCGGACTTGCCGAGGACGACCTCGACATGTACGGGAAGTACAAGGCCAAGATACACCTGGACGTGATGGAACGCCTGGCCGACCGGCCCAGCGGCAAGTACGTCATGGTTACCGCCATCACCCCGACTCCGCTGGGCGAGGGCAAGACCACGACCGCGGTCGGCCTGGGCATGGCCCTGAACAAGCTGGGCCACAAGACCATCAACACCCTCAGGCAGCCCTCGATGGGCCCCACCTTCGGCATCAAGGGCGGCGCCGCCGGCGGCGGCTACTCGCAGGCGATCCCCATGGAGGACTTCAACCTCCACTTCACCGGCGACATCCACGCGGTCGGCGTCGCACACAACCTGCTGGCGGCAATGATTGACAACCACATCATGCAGGGCAACGAACTGCGCATTGACCCTTACTCGATCACCTGGCCGCGGGTGATGGACATCAGCGACCGGGCGCTGCGCAACATCGTAATCGGCCTGGGCACCAAGGATGACGGCCGGCCCCGCGCGACCGGGTTCGACATCACGGTGGCCTCAGAGGTAATGGCGATCCTGGCGCTGGCCAGCGACCTGCGCGACCTGCGGGCCCGCCTGGGCCGGATCGTCATAGGAACCAACGAGGACGGCTACCCTGTGACGGCCGAGGACCTCAAGGCCGCGGGCGCCATGGCGGTCCTGCTCAAGGACGCGCTGATGCCGACGCTGATCCAGACCCTGGAGAACACCCCGGTCATCGTGCACGCCGGGCCGTTCGCCAACATCGCCCACGGCAACAACTCCATCGTGGCAGACAAGATCGCGGTCAAGTTGGCTGACTACGTCGTGACCGAGAGCGGGTTCGGGGCGGACATAGGCGCCGAGAAGATGCTCAACGTGAAGTGCCGGTACAGCGGGCTGAAGCTCAACGCCGCGGTCGTGGTGGCGACGATAAGGGCCCTGAAGATGCACGGAGGGGTGGGCCGGGTTGTTCCCGGCCGGCCGCTTCCTCCCGAGCTGGTCAGCGAGAACGTCGAGGCGGTCGCGCGTGGCTGCGAGAATCTCCAGAAGCACATCGAAAACATGCGGCTACATGGCCTGCCGGTGGTCGTGGCCATCAACCTGTTCCCCACCGACACCGAGCGCGAGATCGCAGCGGTCCGCAAGGCCTCTCTGGCCGCCGGCGCAGCGGATGCCGTCACCAGCGAACACCACGCCCGGGGCGGTGCAGGCGCGCTGGAACTGGCCAAGGCCGTGGTCAAGGCCGTCGGGGAGTCCAGCCACATGCAGTTCCTGTACCCGCTGGAGATGCCGATCCGCGAGAAGATCGAGACCATCGCCACCAAGATCTACGGTGCCGACGGCGTGGACTTCGAGCCGGCCGCGGAGGCCAAGATCAAGCTCTACACCAAGCTGGGCTACGACAAACTGCCCATCTGCATGGCCAAGTCGCACCTCTCGCTCTCGGACAACCCTGCGCTCAAGAACCGGCCCCGGGGCTTCCGCGTGACGGTGCGCGACATCCGCGCCTCGGTGGGCGCCGGATTCCTCTATCCGTTGTGCGGGCAGATGCGCACCATGCCGGGCCTGCCCAAGGCCCCGGCGGCCAACAAGGTGGACATAGACCTGGAGACAGGGAAGGTGGTGGGGCTGTTCTGA